CCTTTTCATTTTATGACTGGTAATGATTAGGATATAAAAACATTGGATAAAAAACAAAAGTCACAAGTTTTTGAAAAACTTTTCGGCTTGGTTGTCACAGGTCTTCAATGACGTCATCCCGGCGTAGGCCGGGATCAGGTCTTAACAGCCTCTGACCGCAACTCCGTTGCGTCCGTTTCCGGCGCTCGCTTCGCTGCGCGTCCACCTTTCAGGTGTCGGCTTAGTTGTCACAGGTCTTCAATGACGTCATCCCGGCGTAGGCCGGGATCAGGTCTTAACAGCCTCTGACCGCAACTCCGTTGCGTCCGTTTCCGGCGCTCGCTTCGCTGCGCGTCCACCTTTCAGGTGTCGGCTTAGTTGCCCTAGGACATAAGCGGGGTTATTTTCGCAATGCTCGGCGCTTGTCTTAACAGCCTTTCGGCTTAGTTGCCCTAGGACGGCCGCACCGTTTGGGTGTCGGACATCCCTTTAAAGTCTTAACAGCCTTTCGGCTTAGTTGCCCTAGGACATTTTCGAGGCTGATTATCTCGAAATAGTGGAAGTCTTAACAGCCTTTCGGCTTAGTTGCCCTAGGACCCGTGGAGACGTGCTGGCAACAGCGCTAATCCTACGTCTTAACAGCCTTTCGGCTTAGTTGCCCTAGGACAGCAGGGTAAATACTATTTTATTTTTCAATAGCTTGCAAGGTGATTTCCGCACCTTAGCGTTATTTGGTGCACTTAGCGTTGGTTTGGGGTGATTTTGAGTAAAAGTTAGCTTTGTTTTTTGTTTAAAATCAATGTCGCGCACCTTTTTGTTAATTTTTATTTTAGATATGTTTTTTTGTATTTTGTTTTTATTCATTTTTTAATCCTTACTGGTATCAGCAGGCCTGGTCGATTCTTTAAGGTGCGGAAATATTGCTTAATTTTAGCAAATTTTTATTATTTTTCAATAACTTAAGCCAATTAAGCCGCTAAAGAACCACAAATGCTGGTAGATTGGCTATGGGGTTGCCGTGAATGTCGTGGCTGTGTTTTATGGTGTCTTTATTTAGGTTGTAGAACCTCACGTTACGCTCTTCTACCGGTGATTTTTTTAAAATCTGCTTAATCTGCAATTCTAGGGCTTTTTTTCGGTCGGGTGTTTTAAAACTGCATTCAAACACCGAACCTTGCACACGTTGGCCCATTTTTTCGAGCAGGCGTGAGAGTCTGGCACGCACTTTGTCATCTTGGATGTCAAAACAAATCAGGTAGTGTTTCATTTGGTTTCTTTCCAAGGGGTAAAGGGAGTACGATTAATCATGGCTTTTTTTAAACTCAGTGCTTGGGCGTAGAGGTGCTGGTGGAGGGTTTGTTCTTTTGAAAACCCATGAAAACGGCGAATTAAACCGGCTACATAGCGGCGCCTGGCCTCGGCACTGAGGCGTAGACCTTGTTTTTGCAGCGCGTTGGTTTCTTCGCGGAAGTCGTCCTGCTTGATGGTGCCGTGGTTAATCACTTGAATCGCGTGGCGCTCAACGAGATGTCGATAGCTTTCCATCAGATCGGATGCTAGCGCGGCATGGGCGGCACTTTGTTGGTGGTACAGCCCTTTCCAGGTCATAAAACCGGCGGATTGTAAAATCGCATCGACATGACTGTATAAAATCGTATAGCCCAGTGAAAGCAGCACGTTAAATGGGTCTTTGGGCGGGCGACGACTGCGTTTTTCAAATTGTGCCCAGTCGGGTAGCAGGGTGTTAAGTTGTTGGAAGTAGAGTTTGGTTGCGCTGCCTTCGTAACCATTTAGACTGCTAGGTTGGCTGGCATGATTGGCCTTGGCTTGGAGCTGCGCCAGTTGTTTGAGTGGCGTTTCAAACTGTTTGCGGTGGCTTTTTCGTCTGAGTAGGGTTTTGCGCTGGTTATGGATGCGCGCGTCAACAATTTTTTTGGCCACGTCCAAGCAGAAATCGGGGTTATCGGACATTTGGAGTTGAATAAACCAGTGTTTGTAGTTGTTTTGGGCGGGTTGAAAACTAGTCAGCGCGCCTAAAAACGAGCCGGTTCTGTCGGCATAGTAAACCGGGATTTTATGGCTTAGGGCTTGGTGTTGTGCCGGCAGGGTCATGTGGTGCAGGCCAATTAGCGTAATAGCGTGAAGTTGTTCCCAACTGAGTTTGTGGGTAATTACTTCGTCTTTTTTGACGATAAGGTTGTGGTTGTCGGTGGTAATAACTTGCGCATCGCCGGCTAGCACCAGGTGCGTGCCCTGCTCTTCTATATCGCCTATTTGATTTTTGGGTGCATTGTCATCATCAATCTGTTGTGCTGCTTGGTCGCCTAGGTTGACTAGCCAAGCCGGTAGGTTTTTAGGGGCTTGATTGGCGCCAAAACTGTTGCGGCCGTCGGCTTGGCTGCCGCCGATTTCGATGGCATGGTCTTCACGGAATAAGTAACCTAAAAACTGGAAGCCTTGACTGAGTTCAACTATATGGGTTTTGCACAGGATAATAAAGTCGTCGGCAAAGCGCAGGATTTTATAGCCGTGGGTTTCAAGGTCGGAAAAGGCTTCGATATTGGACTCGTAATTTGGCCGCGATGCACCGCAATAGGATACAGGCTGCGCATCAGTGCTGGGGTTTTGGGAAGGCTTAGGCGGTATTTGCCTAGACCGGAGGTGCGGCGTTGGCCAATGCCGACCATTTGACCGAGCAGAAGCAGGCTGAATAGACTGGGCTCTAGGCCAGGGAGCAGTTCGAGCGTGATGCTTCCCGCCATGCCGCCGAGGGTGTTTTGTTGTTGGTTTGCTCCAAAATAAGGCGTGTCTATCCAGTAAAGGTCGGCTTTTTTAAATTGAATATATTGGGCTTGGTTTTGCAACCAGGCCTGGTTGAGCGCGGCGGTTTCGGGGTGAATGTGGCGGCCAAATTTTTCGCTGAGCTGGCTGAGGGTTTGATAGAGGCGATTGATGAGCAGTTCGGGGGTAATGTCGGCGGCTTCGCGTACAAAGCGTTGTTCGGTTTTTAGGTTTTTGTGGTTAACTTTTAATAAGCGTACGGTGCTTTGCCAAAACCAATCTATTGTGGCCGATTGTTGGTCGAGTTTTAGGTGATTAAACCAGGCTTGAGTTTGGTGTTGAAGGTGCGTTTCGGTGTAGGCATCCAATCCGTCAAAATTGCTAAGCGGGATGCCATCGAAAAGATCGGTTAAGCTAACCAGTTCAATATTATCTTTTAGCGGCACGCCCGCATCTCGTATGGGTGCCGATTCCGGCAGTCCTTGCAGGTGGGTGATGAGTTTTTGCCAGATGGGGTTTACTTGCTGGGGTTCGCCCATGGCAATAACGGCAAAACGATAGGGGTCGCCTTGGCGATAGGTGAGTCGCCCGTTTTCGGTGGTGATGATGGATAGGTGGTGGGTGTAATTGTCCCCTAGATTTAGGCTGTGGCGCAAAAACGCGTCCACCGCCATTTCGTGATGGAGGTTATATTCCGCTGCGCGTAAAAAACGCAGCGTCACCACCAGGCCTGTTAATTTAGGGAGGGATGGGAGGATCATTGAGTTAGTCGAGCTTTAACCAAGGATGTTTTTCAACAAACTTTTTCTTGTTTTCTTTTTGTTTTTTCTTGTCAGTAAAGGTTTTAACGAGCCATTTAGTTACAACCCGTTCCATCAACTCCGAACGTTCCTCGATAGTCCAATCTGCGGACTGTTTAATGAGTTCAATGAATTTGATGTAGTTCGACTGCCCTGGCATGAGTGTTTGTGCAGGACTGCTTGCAACAAGTTCTGACGCATCTTGGATAATGAGCGCTTCAGCTGACATTGTGCTGCGGGCTTGCTGATTTTTTTGCGCCTGCCAAACATCATTTAAATCTTTAAACGCTTTTTCATCTTCACAAAGTCGTCCAAAGCCGGTGGCGGTTTTGGCGCCCGCGCCGATATTCGCTAACGCGTTTTTAAGGGCGGTAGCTAAATCAGCTAATTCTTCGCTGATTTTTTGTTTATCTTCTGACGGTAACGTCATGCGCGGGGCAATGCTGATTAAAAAGCTGGCTTTATCCACCACCAAAAACGGAATGGGGGTTGGGCTGTGCCAATCAGCGGGAATGGTGTCGGCTTGGCCGGGGTTTTTTTCACCTTGGGCGTAATAGTTGCCCAGGTGCGGGGTCATGACTTCGGTTTTAAGTTGGGGGCGCTCAATCGGGATAGCATCAAAAAACACCAATTGCCCTGCTTGGTTGTTTTGGCTGGATTTGGTTTCACTGCCAAAGTAGCGTTTTAAATCGGCGAAGTCTTGTTGTTTATCCGTTGAATCGTCTGCGCCGTAACCCAAGTGAATTTCTAACCAACTGCGCAAAATGCCTTTGATGGCACTGCCTTGCATATAGGGCGTGGCTAAGGTGTGGTGCCATAAAAAACCGTTTTCAACCGGATGCAGATTGCCCAAGCCTGTTACAAAACGGCTGGCCTCTGCAGTAGACACCACAAACCATTGCCCGCCTAATTGTTCGACCAGTTCAATTTGGCGAAAGCAGGCCTGGTTAAGGGCGGCATTATCGCCCTGGCCGCCGCTAAATTTGTCTAAAAAATGGCGTTTAGTCGTTTCTTTTTCGGTAAAGTCGCTAAAATCGGCATTAAAGCCATCAAAGAACTTTTGGAAAAATAAACCGGCATGACCGTTGTTATGCCGCTTGTTAGGGTGATCTGCGCGATAGAGTGGAAAATTCATGCGCCACCTCCGTTATTGGTTTCATCCCCTTTTAGGTAGGCTTTGGCGAGTTGTTTAACCCATTGCAAATAGGCTTGGGCTTCCGCTTGCATTAGGCGATATTGTTGTTGATCACAACGGGACACCACATCCATAAGATCGGCATTGTTGACCAGACTTGGTAGTGCCTTGACTAACCAAGCATTAAGGTGCTTGTATAACTCGCGCGCACCTTCGACATTTTGGCGGCTCTTAAAAAACGCACAGGCCGGACCAAAACCATTGGTGTGAATCATTATCGGAAATTGGCTCGACCAGCTTTTGATTTCTTTTTGTACCGTTTCCGTTTTTTGGGTTTGTTGCTTAATCCAATTCAGCGCACATTGGGCGCGTTGTTGCTCTTGGGTTTGTAAATTCGACATTCGCCTGCTCCTTTAAACCAATTTGGTTAAACAAAAACCCATGCCAACAGTTTCGTTGCCGCCGATTTGTAGGTATGTGTTGGTTTCAAAGGCGGCTTTAAAGTCAGCTAGGTTGGTTTGGGCATCGACCGGTTGGTCTTTTTGACGACCTTGGAAGGCATGAACACAGGTGTAAAGCAAGGTATCTGCTGGCAGGCTTTCTTCCCACCATAAAGCACCGCTTTTAACCGTTTTGGTGGCATTATCGATGGCGTTATGGGCATGAATCGGCGTGGCGTTTTGCGCGAGGAAAGCAAAAATATCGTTATCCACCAGTGTCAGTTGGTTTTCTAAAGCTTCTTTCATGCCACTCGGCATGAGTTCAGTAAGGGTGTTAATCCAGTCGGATAAATCGGTTGTTTGAACCGTTAAACGATATTCTTCTAAGTACAGATAATCGGTTTTTGCGGCATGATGCACCAGTGCTTTGCCTTCTTCTACTTTGGGTAGCTCTGGCGCGGTTTTATTCATGCGCTCGGCATCTTGTTTGTAGCGTTGCAATAAGGCCGGACAAGTGACCCATTTAAAATGCGAGGTCAGCGAGCGCACCGGCAGTAGTAGTAAGCGCGTATCGGTAATGGCTAAACAGCCGGCATTGCCGGTTTCTCCGGCATCGCCAAAAAGACGTTTTACACTCGGGTTGTTATCGCCTTCAAACTTAGCGCGAATCGCGCCTTTGGTGGCACTACCATAAATACATGGAAAACCGGTATGACCTTCGCGTTGAATGGGTAGGTCAATTGAGGACACGGTGTTTTGACCAGTCCCAGCATGAATTGGGGTTTGAGCATAAAGGGCAAGTAAAGTATGTGTCATGTTTATTCTCCTGAATAATTAGTAAACCGCTAGGTTGAATTGTCCGCGACCAATGACGGTATCTTGACCGATTGCATGATTTTGTAGCGCTGACCAGGCCTGGTTTATGTCGTTTTGATTAACTTCAAAATAATAGGCACTGCCCGCAGGAACCAAGCTTTCAACTCCGCGCGATTGATGTTGGGCGAGATTCCATCCGCCTTCGCGGTGTGCTTTGCCAATCACAGCGCAGATAAGTGTCAACTCGACCCCGTTGATTTGCCCCTGCCACAGCGTTTGGCCGTTGCGTTCGGTTTGGCTAAATCCGTCCGGTATCCAGCCTTGTTGAAAATGTGCTGGACTGGTTAGGGTCAGAATTAAACCTTTTGCTTGATTGGGCAGGGTTATGGGTTGCGCGATTTCGGTGTGATGTTGTGTGAGTTGCGCTAAACGCCCTTCGCCGCCGAGCATGACGGTATTTAGATGGCTTTCAACCGCCCAGCCTTGGCTGTCGATTTCAAGGCTGATGCCCTGCGCCAAGCGCAAATGCTTGGTTTGGTAGAGTTGGCCGTCCTCAGTTTTGCGCGTTTTATTATTACGTGCGATGCCAAGACGGGGTTCGCTTTTAAACAGGTCATCCCGCTTTAAGCACTCTGTTTCAGCTATAAATGCACTGGTTTGCAAACAGGTTTGTAGTTGCGCCCAGGCCTTGCTTGAAATATAGGTATGTTCTAAGGGTTTAGCGCCTTTTTCAGCGTCTTTTGGCACAGCGGGTAAACAAACATGCCCCAAATCACAGTGTATCGGAGAGGTGTCGGGGAGCAGTTTATAAAGCTGGTAGCCTTTTGGTTGCCCCTGCTGCGCGGGAATTGCTAACCAATTTAGCGGCATTGGATAATAGCCTTGTCCGTTGCGACGGATGGCCACCCCGCTAAATTGGGTATTGGGTGGCAGTGCCTCGTTGGGTGCGCCAATTTTTTCGGCAATCTGTGGTTGCTGGCCTTCCCGATAGGCTTTCCAATCGACTTGATGGGCTTCGCCAACCGCCGCTCGTAATGCACCTATCAAGGTGCGCGGACTGGGTGGGAATAAGCTGGTGAGTTCTTGCGCGGCTAGACTATCCGGGGCAAGCGCTTGTTTAAAAAACCAAGTATCGAGCGGCGTAAAACGCCAAGTTACTGTTTGACTCATTGATTTTGTCCTCGTATATCGCGACCGTGGAAGGCTAGGAAACGCACCAATAATGCGCCATCAATTTGCGGCGCACCGATAACGGAGATTTCGGCTTGGGCTAGCCGGTTCACGCTCACTTCATCGTTGCGTTTGTGGGGTGTGCATTGTGCCAACAAGGGTTGAATGCGTTGCTTGGCAATCTCAATTTCTTTGACGTTGTTAACGCCTGATTTGATGTAATCGACGGCCAATAAGTCGCCAATCAGTTGCGCATCGTCTTGATTGAATGGTTTTTTCGCGTCAATCAGCCTATTGAAGTATTCCCGAATGCCATAGAAAAACTTGGTACTGGCTTCGAGCGCGTCACCATCTAGCTGTTGAGCGGTGGATTGTCCGGCAAACTGTTTGGCAAGTTTTTCAATTTTTAATGCGCCTTGCTCATCAAACGCCTGTTGCCAAGGTTGCGCCCACAACAGGTGTTTGCCCGATTGTTTCACCACTTGCACCGCCAGGGCATCACGTCCGGCTTGGTCTTTTGCCGCCTCATCCAGCACGTGATGTGAATCGTGCAAGATTTTGCTTAACGGGGTTTTGATATGCGCATAGATGATTGCGGCAGAAATACTGGTGGTGAGTTGCTCATGCCCGGTTAGGTTTAAGAAGCTGTCAATATAGGATTGACGCAACGCCACGGCACAGTCTAGCGCGGTTTCGAGTGTCAATATGGCAAGCACATCATCACCACCGGCATAAATTAGAAAACCGTCGTGCTGATCCACCACCTCTTTTACCCCGGAGGTGAACTTGTTCAAACCGGCGGTGATCAGCGGTTGTTTGCTCGGATCAGACATTTGTTTGCCTAGGCTATCGCCGTCCATCATTAAAATGGCATAAAACGGCGAAGGTTCTTTAAGGTTTTGACTTTGGTAAAGCGCGGTTAATGCCTGTTTTGCAGTCGGTATTTTTTCTTTGTTTAAGCCATACGAGGTTGGGTTTTCGTAGGTATTGCTAAACCAGGCAATACCATCTAGGCCTAAATCGGTTTTGGTTCTTAAGGCTTTTGGTAAACTTTTGGTTTCGCCTTTTTGCCCGCCTGCTTCAGACCAGGCCTGCTTAAACTTCTCAAGTTCTGGACTGGGTTGAATGCTTTTTAAAACCGGCATAGCGGCCAATAACGCCACTGATGGCACATTGCGAGGTTCTAATTTCCAGCCGTTAAAACCAACCAGCTTTACCTGTTCGAAATGATAGGCAAAACGACGTTTGATAAACGACAGGGCGCACAATGCTTCGTTTTCGATTAAATCACGCGTACCGATTTTGCTTTGAATCGCTTGCCAGAAGTTTTTTCTTTTTTTATTATCAGAAGCATAAAACCCTTCAATACCCGATAACTCTTGCCAGCCTTCCAT
The nucleotide sequence above comes from Thiomicrospira sp. R3. Encoded proteins:
- the cas2 gene encoding CRISPR-associated endonuclease Cas2 — translated: MKHYLICFDIQDDKVRARLSRLLEKMGQRVQGSVFECSFKTPDRKKALELQIKQILKKSPVEERNVRFYNLNKDTIKHSHDIHGNPIANLPAFVVL
- the cas1 gene encoding CRISPR-associated endonuclease Cas1, with amino-acid sequence MLAGDAQVITTDNHNLIVKKDEVITHKLSWEQLHAITLIGLHHMTLPAQHQALSHKIPVYYADRTGSFLGALTSFQPAQNNYKHWFIQLQMSDNPDFCLDVAKKIVDARIHNQRKTLLRRKSHRKQFETPLKQLAQLQAKANHASQPSSLNGYEGSATKLYFQQLNTLLPDWAQFEKRSRRPPKDPFNVLLSLGYTILYSHVDAILQSAGFMTWKGLYHQQSAAHAALASDLMESYRHLVERHAIQVINHGTIKQDDFREETNALQKQGLRLSAEARRRYVAGLIRRFHGFSKEQTLHQHLYAQALSLKKAMINRTPFTPWKETK
- the cas6 gene encoding CRISPR system precrRNA processing endoribonuclease RAMP protein Cas6, yielding MILPSLPKLTGLVVTLRFLRAAEYNLHHEMAVDAFLRHSLNLGDNYTHHLSIITTENGRLTYRQGDPYRFAVIAMGEPQQVNPIWQKLITHLQGLPESAPIRDAGVPLKDNIELVSLTDLFDGIPLSNFDGLDAYTETHLQHQTQAWFNHLKLDQQSATIDWFWQSTVRLLKVNHKNLKTEQRFVREAADITPELLINRLYQTLSQLSEKFGRHIHPETAALNQAWLQNQAQYIQFKKADLYWIDTPYFGANQQQNTLGGMAGSITLELLPGLEPSLFSLLLLGQMVGIGQRRTSGLGKYRLSLPKTPALMRSLYPIAVHRGQITSPISKPFPTLKPTAIKSCALPTTLLSCAKPI
- the cmr6 gene encoding type III-B CRISPR module RAMP protein Cmr6; translated protein: MNFPLYRADHPNKRHNNGHAGLFFQKFFDGFNADFSDFTEKETTKRHFLDKFSGGQGDNAALNQACFRQIELVEQLGGQWFVVSTAEASRFVTGLGNLHPVENGFLWHHTLATPYMQGSAIKGILRSWLEIHLGYGADDSTDKQQDFADLKRYFGSETKSSQNNQAGQLVFFDAIPIERPQLKTEVMTPHLGNYYAQGEKNPGQADTIPADWHSPTPIPFLVVDKASFLISIAPRMTLPSEDKQKISEELADLATALKNALANIGAGAKTATGFGRLCEDEKAFKDLNDVWQAQKNQQARSTMSAEALIIQDASELVASSPAQTLMPGQSNYIKFIELIKQSADWTIEERSELMERVVTKWLVKTFTDKKKQKENKKKFVEKHPWLKLD
- the cmr5 gene encoding type III-B CRISPR module-associated protein Cmr5, whose amino-acid sequence is MSNLQTQEQQRAQCALNWIKQQTQKTETVQKEIKSWSSQFPIMIHTNGFGPACAFFKSRQNVEGARELYKHLNAWLVKALPSLVNNADLMDVVSRCDQQQYRLMQAEAQAYLQWVKQLAKAYLKGDETNNGGGA
- the cmr4 gene encoding type III-B CRISPR module RAMP protein Cmr4 is translated as MTHTLLALYAQTPIHAGTGQNTVSSIDLPIQREGHTGFPCIYGSATKGAIRAKFEGDNNPSVKRLFGDAGETGNAGCLAITDTRLLLLPVRSLTSHFKWVTCPALLQRYKQDAERMNKTAPELPKVEEGKALVHHAAKTDYLYLEEYRLTVQTTDLSDWINTLTELMPSGMKEALENQLTLVDNDIFAFLAQNATPIHAHNAIDNATKTVKSGALWWEESLPADTLLYTCVHAFQGRQKDQPVDAQTNLADFKAAFETNTYLQIGGNETVGMGFCLTKLV
- a CDS encoding type III-B CRISPR module-associated Cmr3 family protein, producing MSQTVTWRFTPLDTWFFKQALAPDSLAAQELTSLFPPSPRTLIGALRAAVGEAHQVDWKAYREGQQPQIAEKIGAPNEALPPNTQFSGVAIRRNGQGYYPMPLNWLAIPAQQGQPKGYQLYKLLPDTSPIHCDLGHVCLPAVPKDAEKGAKPLEHTYISSKAWAQLQTCLQTSAFIAETECLKRDDLFKSEPRLGIARNNKTRKTEDGQLYQTKHLRLAQGISLEIDSQGWAVESHLNTVMLGGEGRLAQLTQHHTEIAQPITLPNQAKGLILTLTSPAHFQQGWIPDGFSQTERNGQTLWQGQINGVELTLICAVIGKAHREGGWNLAQHQSRGVESLVPAGSAYYFEVNQNDINQAWSALQNHAIGQDTVIGRGQFNLAVY
- the cas10 gene encoding type III-B CRISPR-associated protein Cas10/Cmr2, whose product is MSDLNTHQFHFTIGPVQGFVAQARRTRDFWAGSFILSWLAGCAMVATRNQGGEIQFPAPDEDFINAIKNGQSGPTQGTLPNRFKALVDAEFNPQHVIQQMNQAWLTLAEKVYQADIADKANPKTREIWQRQVEGFFEVSWVMTEADDNRPLLDMRKNWRHHFPHTESGHKCSLMEGWQELSGIEGFYASDNKKRKNFWQAIQSKIGTRDLIENEALCALSFIKRRFAYHFEQVKLVGFNGWKLEPRNVPSVALLAAMPVLKSIQPSPELEKFKQAWSEAGGQKGETKSLPKALRTKTDLGLDGIAWFSNTYENPTSYGLNKEKIPTAKQALTALYQSQNLKEPSPFYAILMMDGDSLGKQMSDPSKQPLITAGLNKFTSGVKEVVDQHDGFLIYAGGDDVLAILTLETALDCAVALRQSYIDSFLNLTGHEQLTTSISAAIIYAHIKTPLSKILHDSHHVLDEAAKDQAGRDALAVQVVKQSGKHLLWAQPWQQAFDEQGALKIEKLAKQFAGQSTAQQLDGDALEASTKFFYGIREYFNRLIDAKKPFNQDDAQLIGDLLAVDYIKSGVNNVKEIEIAKQRIQPLLAQCTPHKRNDEVSVNRLAQAEISVIGAPQIDGALLVRFLAFHGRDIRGQNQ